From a region of the Babylonia areolata isolate BAREFJ2019XMU chromosome 21, ASM4173473v1, whole genome shotgun sequence genome:
- the LOC143296563 gene encoding uncharacterized protein LOC143296563, with amino-acid sequence MEYAVTAWDPHRHNPINNIEPVQSRTARYIMQDFIPTTSASGLVSRPKLKPVHGHRKSAKGHTDGKKNKAKAKQQQVSRAAAEKRDASKADGAQVQTSGQGPPQGQGPKDAKADAAQVQTSGQGPPQGQGPKDAAKADGAQVQTSGQGPPQGQGPKDAAKADGAQVQTSGQGPPQGQGPQEETLQESAPEAQVIPKEKKKKKGGKTHGGVDVDGKGTNIIDDLLQGAVGGAAEAPEEEKGTETKGAENLAEKATEMEKGEFDDNFVDLMVELCEARYKATAQNVPSTITVGEDVKVQVKVLGLEEESRKTATQQFIIERVKQLEPLEQVAVLERLWGMEYREFQYLAIDILTDVIISLSRDCGFDEVFRLLRLFITTKSGEDTVDSLAKCHLNGLAFLEPPDTWPVMEEWIEEDDQPWLQRAALMHQVCLGKYTNEEKLFRFCKRFFQMDSETPDFLVKWGGVKAALTNYALKANDEPLNVTPTNKSTIKATEFLKDNMDQMSEFLRGYAEQLENNLEDINKKQRETHRKHLQQRMRAGRRR; translated from the exons ATGGAGTATGCTGTCACCGCCTGGGACCCTCACCGACATAACCCCATAAACAACATAGAGCCGGTCCAGAGTCGTACTGCCAGGTACATCATGCAAGACTTCATCCCTACCACCAGTGCCTCAGGACTCGTCTCTCGGCCCAAGCTGAAACCAGTTCATGGCCACAGGAAAAGTGCAAAAGGCCATACTGAT GGTAAGAAAAACAAGGCgaaagcaaagcagcagcaggtCTCGAGGGCAGCCGCAGAAAAGAGGGACGCAAGCAAGGCCGACGGAGCACAAGTCCAAACCTCCGGCCAAGGACCTCCACAAGGACAAGGCCCCAAGGACGCAAAGGCCGACGCAGCACAAGTCCAAACCTCCGGCCAAGGACCTCCACAAGGACAAGGCCCCAAGGATGCAGCCAAGGCCGACGGAGCACAAGTCCAAACCTCTGGCCAAGGACCTCCACAAGGACAAGGCCCCAAGGATGCAGCCAAGGCCGACGGAGCACAAGTCCAAACCTCCGGCCAAGGACCTCCACAAGGACAAGGCCCCCAGGAAGAAACCCTACAAGAATCAGCTCCTGAAGCCCAGGTGATaccaaaggagaagaaaaagaaaaagggaggcaAGACCCATGGAGGCGTGGACGTGGACGGCAAAGGCACCAACATCATCGACGACCTGCTCCAAGGAGCcgtaggaggagcagcagaagcacCAGAAGAGGAAAAGGGGACGGAAACGAAAGGAGCCGAGAACTTGGCAGAAAAAGCAACTGAGATGGAGAAAGGAGAGTTTGATGATAATTTTGTGGACCTGATGGTAGAGCTGTGTGAGGCCCGCTATAAAGCAACGGCCCAAAATGTGCCCAGCACAATTACCGTGGGCGAGGACGTCAAGGTGCAGGTCAAGGTTCTGGGCCTCGAGGAGGAGAGCCGCAAGACCGCCACGCAACAGTTC ATCATTGAACGCGTGAAGCAGCTGGAGCCCTTGGAACAGGTGGCTGTGCTGGAGCGGTTGTGGGGGATGGAGTACCGCGAGTTCCAGTACCTGGCCATTGACATACTCACTGACGTCATCATCAGCCTGTCGCGTGACTGTGGCTTCGACGAGGTGTTTCGCCTGCTGCGACTCTTCATCACCACCAAGAGCGGCGAGGACACCGTGGACAGCTTGGCCAagtgtc ACCTGAATGGCCTGGCCTTCCTGGAGCCGCCGGACACGTGGCCGGTGATGGAGGAGTGGATTGAGGAGGATGACCAGCCCTGGCTGCAGAGGGCTGCCCTCATGCACCAGGTGTGCCTGGGCAAGTACACCAATGAGGAGAAACTCTTCAG GTTTTGCAAAAGGTTCTTCCAGATGGACAGCGAGACGCCTGACTTCCTGGTGAAATGGGGAGGTGTGAAGGCAGCATTGACAAACTATGCCCTGAAGGCCAACGATGAACCTCTAAATGTGACACCCACTAACAAGTCGACCATCAAGGCAACTGAGTTCCTTAAGGACAACATGGACCAGATGTCAGAATTTCTGCGTGGTTATGCAGAACAGCTGGAGAACAACCTGGAGGACATCAACAAAAAGCAACGCGAAACACATCGCAAGCACCTGCAGCAGCGGATGAGAGCAGGCAGAAGACGCtga